ACCTGTTTGACGAATTCGACTCGATAGGGTCCCAAAGAGGGCTGGGTAACGATGTCGGCGAAATACGAAGAATTCTGAACAGCTTCCTGCAGTTGATCGAACAGGATGAGTCGGATAGTATATTATTGGCCGCGACCAATCACCCTGATATTCTTGATTTTGCCCTCTATCGCCGTTTTGATGATATCATTAAGTATGACTTGCCGAATAGAGAGCTTACGATTAAGGCACTCCAGTCAAAATTAGTTGCCTTTAAAAAATCTGAAATCGACTGGGAAGGGCTGGCAGATATCGCCGCTGGCTTGAGTTATGCGGATCTTTCACGGGCCTGTGAAGAAGCCATAAAAGATACGATCATTAATGATCGAAAAAAAATAGAGAATGCCGACATATTGAAGACCTTGTCGGAGCGTAACGCCATTAGAAATAAATGAATTCAACCCTCCTTTTCATGGACGTCGGATAAGGCAAACAGTCCATGCCTGATCGCATCTCTGATAATTTACCCCACCTACTCATAAAAGGAACTGCTGAAACAGAACTCTATCGAAGGCCCAAAACCTTTGGGGCCGAATTCAAATTACCCCCTCGTCAAAGATCCAAACATGGCAATAAATTATTGTCCCAACTGGAAAGTTTAAGACGGGAGGCCGAAATTCTCGGTCGAGAGCAAGCTGCTTTCGGTATTGATGTGGGAAACGGCATCTACATCCAATTTGAAAGTGAACCTGGATTTAAACTTAAATTTGAAAGCCTTGAATTACTCAGATCCGGCATCGAATTGGTCAATGTGAAGGATATCGGAGATAAAACCTATGCCGTAGTTTTTGTCCCAGAGGGGAAACTGACCCATTTCGTCAAACTGGTTACAGCCTATCTGGAACAAGAAACGAAGCGGAATAAACCCAAAAATAAGAAGCTGATAGAAAGTATTAGTGAAATTCGCAGGGCAATGCTTGAAGCTCTTTGGACAGATGACCCGGCGGAAATCCCGGTTGGTGAGGAGAAGGTTTGGTGGGAAGTATGGCTGCGCACTGGCGATGATAGGAAAGCTTTCCTGGGCTCATTTGGAGAACACGCCGCACGAATTGGCTTGGTCTTAGATCCAAGGAATATCCTTTTCCCCGATCGGACTGTTGTCCTGGCCTACGGCAGCAAATCCCAAATGAGTATTTCCGTTAACTTGCTGAACAGCATTGCAGAACTAAGAAAAGCAAAAGAAACCGCTGATTTTTTTACTTCTATGACCCCATCAGAACAATTTGATTGGGTGGATGACGCCCTAAAAAGAATAGACGGCCCATATTCCGGCGACTTTGCGGTCTGCATATTAGATACCGGCATAAACAACGAGCATCCCCTGATAAGACCAGCTCTGCAATTATCGGATATGCACACCTATGAACCATCTTGGGGGGTAACCGATCACCACGATCATGGGACCGAAATGGCAGGCCTTGCCCTGTATGGAGATCTAATCGAAACCCTTGCCTCTGGCTCTCCAATCTTTTTAAGATACCACTTGGAGTCGGTAAAAATCCTTCCTCCCCGAGGAGATAACCCACCTCATCTGTACGGGGCCATTACGGTCGAGTCTATTGCCCGTGCGGAGATCTCAGCACCAGAGCGCCAACGGACCGTTTGCATGGCTGTGACTACCAAGGATTTTAGAGACCGGGGGAAACCTTCTTCCTGGTCCGCTTGTTTAGACAAATTAACCTCCGGGGCCGACGATGATAAGTCTCGTTTAATAGTTGTTTCTGCCGGGAACACCGATTTCAGTAATAGGTATCTTTATCCTGAAAGTAATCAGACCGATACCATTCATGATCCAGGGCAAAGCTGGAATCCCTTAACTGTCGGGGCATATACCGAAAAAATCAACATGGACCCCCAAGAATACCCTGGTTGGATACCCGTTGCCCCACAGGGAGACCTAAGCCCATGCAGTTGTACGTCAATGGCCTGGCAACGGCCATGGCCGATTAAACCGGATATTGTTCTGGAGGGCGGGAATATGGCCACCGACCCTATCAACGGAGAAGCAGATTTTGTGGACAGTTTGTGTTTGCTGACCACAAATCGGCAATTTACCAAAAAGCCCCTTGTCGTCACCGGTGAGACTAGTGCCGCGACAGTGCTGGCCTCAAGGATGGCTACGGTATTGTGGGCAGAATACCCGGATTATTGGCCCGAATCGATTCGAGGGTTATTGGTTCATTCCGCCGATTGGACAGAGGCCATGAAGGACAGATTTCAACCTTTGACAACGCGAAGCGGTAAAGAGGCCCTTCTGCGATACGCTGGATTTGGTGTCCCAGACTTGAATAGGGCCATGTGGAGTGCCCAAAATGCCCTCACCCTGATTGCCCAAGATTCCTTACAGCCATTTGATAAATTTGATGATTCTTATAAGACCCGGGACTTAAATCTCCATCGAATACCCTGGCCTACCCAAGAGTTAGAAGAACTCGGCGAGACAGAAGTTGAAATGAGGGTAACGCTTTCGTACTTTATCGAGCCAAATCCGGCCAGGAGAGGCTGGACAAGAAGATACAGCTATGCCTCCCATGGTCTACGATTTGAAGTGAAGACTCCAACTGAAACACCAAATCAATTTAGAGGAAGAATCAATCAATTGGCTCGTGACGAAGAATTGGGGAACCCATCAAGCAGTGACGCGGCCAAATGGTTTCTGGGGCCTGACCTCAGAGCCCTTGGGTCCATACATTCCGACCAATGGACTGGAACCGCCGTCGAACTCGCCCAAAGAGGGTTTGTTGCCGTTTATCCGGTAATCGGCTGGTGGCGCGAACGCCATCAACTGGGACGCTGGGCAAAGCGAGCTCGCTATTCCCTTATTATTTCCATTAAGACCCCCGAAACCGACCTGGATATCTACACGCCAGTGGAAAACCTAATAAGGACGCCAGTCGAGATAAGCGTCTAAGGAAAATTCTAAGTTTGTGGTTTTGCTCCAATCCGGCCACCCATTCCGATCCATTCCGGCAGGCTCCCCCCTGTAAGCGATTCTTTCAGAACGGGGTTCAGAACGGGGTCGTACCATCCGAAGTGGTTGAATTAAAATTATATTCTCGAAAGGATGTGGTCAAAAAAGTCTTAAACCGGTCTTTTTGGCCCCCAAACACGCTTTTAAGCAAACCCCTCCTGGAAGAACGTTCGGCGTTGGGTAAAAAATCAAAAAAGCTGAAGGACAAAGAGTTCGGTAATCTTCTGCAGGTTTTCGGCAAAGAGGATGTTGGTCAGCCTGTTAATAAGGGGTGTCACAAGGCAGGGCTGGCCGTTGGGGTATCAGCCGCGGGAATGTTGGCGATGAACGGGAAAGCTTCTTTAAATAACAGCTCCCAGTAGGGAAGGCACTGCACCCGGGTTTCGCCTACCAGCGCTTCCTGGTTGAAACTTTTGTTGATGATATAACCGCTCAAGGGATGATACCCGTCAAGAAACCCACGGAAGGAACGGCGGATCTCCGGCTTTTTCAGGTCCCGATACTTGACCTCAAGGGGCGTCACCGCCTCCCCACTCCGGATGACAAAGTCGACCTCGGCTTTGTCCTTGGTGCGCCAGTAGTGGAGCGTCGTATCTGCTAATGGAAAACGTTCTCTCAGCATGGCATGGACAATGGTCTGGAAGGCAAAACCGGCCTGGCTGTCCGAGATGGCGCCGAAGCTGCTCGAGGCAAAATTGCGCAAACCGATGTCGCGGAAATAATAAACCGGCGCTTTGGTTATCTCTTTTCTGAGATTAAAATCGGGTCGGACCGTCCGAGGCGGTTGAATTAAAATTATATTCTCGAAAGGATGTGGTCAAAAAGAGTCTTAACCCGGCCTTTTTGACCCCCAAAACAAGCTTTTAAACAAACCCCTCCTGGAAGAACGTTCGGTGTTCAGTGTTCAGTGTT
This portion of the Deltaproteobacteria bacterium genome encodes:
- a CDS encoding DUF4143 domain-containing protein, whose translation is MILIQPPRTVRPDFNLRKEITKAPVYYFRDIGLRNFASSSFGAISDSQAGFAFQTIVHAMLRERFPLADTTLHYWRTKDKAEVDFVIRSGEAVTPLEVKYRDLKKPEIRRSFRGFLDGYHPLSGYIINKSFNQEALVGETRVQCLPYWELLFKEAFPFIANIPAADTPTASPAL
- a CDS encoding S8 family peptidase, with protein sequence MPDRISDNLPHLLIKGTAETELYRRPKTFGAEFKLPPRQRSKHGNKLLSQLESLRREAEILGREQAAFGIDVGNGIYIQFESEPGFKLKFESLELLRSGIELVNVKDIGDKTYAVVFVPEGKLTHFVKLVTAYLEQETKRNKPKNKKLIESISEIRRAMLEALWTDDPAEIPVGEEKVWWEVWLRTGDDRKAFLGSFGEHAARIGLVLDPRNILFPDRTVVLAYGSKSQMSISVNLLNSIAELRKAKETADFFTSMTPSEQFDWVDDALKRIDGPYSGDFAVCILDTGINNEHPLIRPALQLSDMHTYEPSWGVTDHHDHGTEMAGLALYGDLIETLASGSPIFLRYHLESVKILPPRGDNPPHLYGAITVESIARAEISAPERQRTVCMAVTTKDFRDRGKPSSWSACLDKLTSGADDDKSRLIVVSAGNTDFSNRYLYPESNQTDTIHDPGQSWNPLTVGAYTEKINMDPQEYPGWIPVAPQGDLSPCSCTSMAWQRPWPIKPDIVLEGGNMATDPINGEADFVDSLCLLTTNRQFTKKPLVVTGETSAATVLASRMATVLWAEYPDYWPESIRGLLVHSADWTEAMKDRFQPLTTRSGKEALLRYAGFGVPDLNRAMWSAQNALTLIAQDSLQPFDKFDDSYKTRDLNLHRIPWPTQELEELGETEVEMRVTLSYFIEPNPARRGWTRRYSYASHGLRFEVKTPTETPNQFRGRINQLARDEELGNPSSSDAAKWFLGPDLRALGSIHSDQWTGTAVELAQRGFVAVYPVIGWWRERHQLGRWAKRARYSLIISIKTPETDLDIYTPVENLIRTPVEISV